TGGTTGAGGCAACATTGCTTGGCGAAGTAACAGGGCAGGACACACTGATTGTATCCACAATTGACGGTCAAGTAGAGATGCACGCGAGACGAGATGAGATGACAAAGGCTTGGAAGGGAGCCATCCCATGTTTGCTGAAATCAAAGGCTTAAATGAAGAGTGTGGTGTGTTTGCAGTTTGGGGGCATAAGGACGCTGCTCAAATTACGTATTATGGCTTACACAGCATGCAGCATCGAGGACAAGAGGGAGCTGGCATCGTCGTGACTGACGGTGCACAGCTTTCCGTTCATAAAGGAATGGGACTTGTCAACGATGTGTTTCGTTCAGAGGATTTAACACAACTTGAAGGAAAAGCGGCGATCGGTCACGTTCGGTATGCGACTGCTGGTGGAGGCGGCTTTGCCAATGTACAACCACTCTTATTTCGTTCCCAACGCGGTGGCCTTGCATTAGCTCATAACGGCAATTTAGTAAATGCAAATAATTTAAAGCATCAACTGGAGAGCCAAGGAAGCATTTTTCAATCGACATCGGATACAGAAGTACTTGCTCACTTGATTAAACGAAGTGGTTATTCAAGCTTAGAAGATCAGTTGATAAATGCGCTAGCTATGCTAAAAGGTGCGTATGCATTTGCTGTAATGAATGAGGACCAGTTGATGGTTGCTCTTGATCCGAACGGTCTACGCCCATTATCGATTGGTCGATTAGGAGACGCTTATGTGGTGGCGAGTGAGACATGTGCGTTTGATATTATTGGTGCCACCTATGAGCGTGATGTTCAGCCTGGTGAGTTAGTCGTTATCGATGATGATGGTCTCCGTTCAGAACGGTTTGTTAGCACAGGCAATCGTGCGATTTGTAGTATGGAATATGTATATTTTGCGAGACCCGATAGCAATGTCGATGGCGTCAACGTGCATACGGCCAGAAAGAATTTAGGAAAACAACTAGCGATTGAATCTCCTATTGAAGCAGATGTCGTGACAGGTGTACCAGATTCAAGCATTTCAGCCGCGATTGGCTACGCAGAGCAAACAGGCATCCCGTACGAACTTGGAATGATCAAAAATCGTTATGTTGGGCGGACTTTTATCCAGCCATCACAGGAGTTGCGTGAGCAAGGTGTGAAGATGAAACTATCTCCTGTCCGTGGTGTCGTTGAAGGCAAGAGAGTCGTGATGATAGATGACTCGATTGTACGAGGAACAACGAGTAGACGAATTGTTCGAATGTTGCGTGAAGCAGGAGCGAAAGAAGTTCATGTTCGAATTAGTTCACCACCGATTAAAAATCCTTGTTTCTATGGAATTGATACATCCACAACCGAAGAACTCATTGCCTCCAATCATTCGATTGAAGAAATGCGTGAGATGATGGGGGCTGATACATTAGCCTTCTTATCAACAGAAGGATTAATGGAAGGAATCGGGCGCGATGATACATCGCCTAACTGTGGACAGTGTCTCGCTTGTTTTACAGGATCGTATCCAACAGAAATTTATGCAGACACGCTTCACCCCCATGCAAAAGTATAAAAAGTTCGAGACAATTTCGAGACAATTTCGAGACAATGAGGAGGAACAAGGATGTCAAAAGCATATAAGCAAGCCGGTGTAGACATTGAAGCTGGATATGAAGCGGTGCGAAGAATGGGGCAACATGTCCGCCGAACCATGCGACCAGGAGTTCTTGGAGGATTAGGTGGCTTTGGGGGCATGTTTGATCTTTCAAGCTTAGAGATGAAGGAGCCTGTGCTCGTTTCAGGGACGGACGGGGTAGGTACGAAGCTGATGCTTGCCTTTATGATGGATCAACATGATACGATCGGTATCGATGCGGTTGCGATGTGTGTCAATGACATCGTTGTTCAAGGAGCAGAACCTCTTTATTTTCTTGATTATTTAGCTGTTGGAAAAGCCGATCCCGAACGAATTGAAGCAATTGTTAGTGGAATTGCGGACGGATGTGAGCAAGCAGGGTGCGCACTCATTGGTGGTGAGACGGCAGAGATGCCTGGCATGTACCAAGAAGAAGAATATGATGTTGCTGGATTTGCTGTTGGAGCGGTTGAGAAGAAGGACCTTTTAACAGGTGAGGCAATTAATCCAGGTGATATAGTGATAGGTCTCTCATCGAGTGGTCTTCATAGTAATGGCTTCTCATTAGTACGTAAGGTGTTGTTAGGTGACCATAACCTGTCACTGACAGACCATTTACCTGGCCTTTCTGGTACCCGTACCCTTGGCGAAGAACTACTCACACCAACAAGAATCTACGTAAAACCGATATTAGAAGCATTACGAACATTCCCGATTCATGGGTTAGTGCATATTACCGGGGGAGGTTTTTATGAAAATATCCCTCGCATGTTACCTAGTG
Above is a genomic segment from Bacillus sp. FJAT-45037 containing:
- the purF gene encoding amidophosphoribosyltransferase, whose translation is MFAEIKGLNEECGVFAVWGHKDAAQITYYGLHSMQHRGQEGAGIVVTDGAQLSVHKGMGLVNDVFRSEDLTQLEGKAAIGHVRYATAGGGGFANVQPLLFRSQRGGLALAHNGNLVNANNLKHQLESQGSIFQSTSDTEVLAHLIKRSGYSSLEDQLINALAMLKGAYAFAVMNEDQLMVALDPNGLRPLSIGRLGDAYVVASETCAFDIIGATYERDVQPGELVVIDDDGLRSERFVSTGNRAICSMEYVYFARPDSNVDGVNVHTARKNLGKQLAIESPIEADVVTGVPDSSISAAIGYAEQTGIPYELGMIKNRYVGRTFIQPSQELREQGVKMKLSPVRGVVEGKRVVMIDDSIVRGTTSRRIVRMLREAGAKEVHVRISSPPIKNPCFYGIDTSTTEELIASNHSIEEMREMMGADTLAFLSTEGLMEGIGRDDTSPNCGQCLACFTGSYPTEIYADTLHPHAKV
- the purM gene encoding phosphoribosylformylglycinamidine cyclo-ligase, with the protein product MSKAYKQAGVDIEAGYEAVRRMGQHVRRTMRPGVLGGLGGFGGMFDLSSLEMKEPVLVSGTDGVGTKLMLAFMMDQHDTIGIDAVAMCVNDIVVQGAEPLYFLDYLAVGKADPERIEAIVSGIADGCEQAGCALIGGETAEMPGMYQEEEYDVAGFAVGAVEKKDLLTGEAINPGDIVIGLSSSGLHSNGFSLVRKVLLGDHNLSLTDHLPGLSGTRTLGEELLTPTRIYVKPILEALRTFPIHGLVHITGGGFYENIPRMLPSGCGVDIDYGSWPIPAIFSLIEDYSKLPKKELFNTFNMGIGMMVVVPEDVHTKVIHLLEAEGEKAFIIGRVTEGEGVTIGGINE